A window from Burkholderiales bacterium encodes these proteins:
- a CDS encoding nicotinate phosphoribosyltransferase has product MSPLLTDLYQLTMLQAYLEQGMQATAVFELFVRKRSPGRNFFVAAGLEQALEYLENLRFRDEDLRWVAESGLFKPGFVDFLAELRFEGDVYAMPEGTPFFPDEPILRVVAPLPQAQLVETRLINLVNFQSMVASKAARSVLAAPGKLLVDFGLRRAHGAEAGLLAARAAYLAGFNGTATVLAGRKYGIPVYGTMAHSFIQAHDSEAQAFEDFARAFPKNAILLIDTYDTERAARRVVELSRKLAAEGIQIRGVRIDSGDLASHARNVRRILDEGGLRRAIIFASGNLDEEKLAALVQGGAPIDGFGVGTSLTTSSDAPFLDSVYKLQEYAGRARRKRSEQKATWPGRKQVYRRYDGKGFLAGDVLTLETDPQEGEPLLVQVMAGGRRTGPSPALKEIRERTLAQYARLPEALRGLSPAPPYPVEVAPALRALAEEVDRSES; this is encoded by the coding sequence ATGAGCCCCCTGCTCACCGATTTGTACCAGCTCACCATGCTCCAGGCCTACCTGGAGCAAGGCATGCAGGCGACCGCCGTGTTCGAGCTCTTCGTGCGCAAGCGCTCGCCCGGGCGAAATTTTTTCGTGGCGGCAGGGCTGGAGCAGGCCCTCGAGTACCTGGAAAACCTGCGCTTCCGGGACGAGGACCTGCGCTGGGTGGCAGAATCGGGACTGTTCAAGCCGGGTTTCGTGGACTTCCTCGCCGAGCTGCGTTTCGAGGGAGACGTGTACGCCATGCCCGAGGGCACGCCCTTCTTCCCCGACGAGCCCATCCTACGAGTGGTGGCGCCGCTCCCCCAGGCCCAGTTGGTGGAGACCCGGCTCATCAACCTCGTCAACTTCCAGTCCATGGTGGCCTCCAAAGCTGCCCGCTCGGTGCTGGCGGCCCCGGGCAAGCTCCTGGTGGACTTCGGGCTGCGGCGGGCCCACGGGGCGGAGGCCGGGCTCTTGGCCGCCCGGGCCGCTTATCTCGCCGGGTTCAACGGCACCGCCACCGTGCTGGCGGGGCGGAAGTACGGCATTCCCGTCTATGGGACCATGGCCCATTCCTTCATCCAGGCCCACGATTCGGAGGCCCAGGCCTTCGAGGACTTCGCCCGCGCCTTTCCCAAGAACGCGATCCTGCTCATCGACACCTACGACACGGAGCGGGCGGCCCGGCGGGTGGTGGAGCTCTCCCGCAAGCTGGCGGCGGAGGGCATTCAGATACGGGGGGTGCGCATCGACAGCGGCGATCTGGCGAGCCACGCCCGCAACGTGCGGCGCATCCTGGACGAGGGGGGGCTGCGGCGGGCGATCATCTTCGCCAGCGGCAACCTGGACGAGGAGAAGCTCGCCGCCCTGGTCCAGGGGGGCGCTCCTATCGACGGCTTCGGCGTCGGCACCAGCCTCACCACCTCCAGCGACGCCCCCTTCCTCGACTCGGTCTACAAGCTCCAGGAGTACGCCGGCCGGGCCCGCCGCAAGCGCTCCGAGCAGAAGGCCACCTGGCCCGGGCGCAAGCAGGTCTATCGCCGCTACGACGGGAAGGGCTTCCTGGCGGGGGACGTGCTCACACTGGAGACCGACCCCCAGGAGGGGGAACCCTTGCTGGTCCAGGTCATGGCGGGCGGCCGCCGCACCGGCCCTTCCCCCGCCCTCAAGGAGATCCGGGAGCGGACCCTGGCCCAGTACGCCCGGCTGCCGGAAGCTCTGCGGGGGCTCAGCCCGGCCCCGCCCTATCCCGTGGAAGTGGCGCCGGCGCTGCGGGCGCTGGCGGAGGAAGTGGACCGCTCGGAATCCTAG
- the pncA gene encoding bifunctional pyrazinamidase/nicotinamidase: MTVTVSPGDALIVVDVQNDFLPGGALAVPQGDQVIEPLNRAAVLFEAKGLPVFATRDWHPENHCSFKAQGGPWPPHCVAGTRGAEFAPGLRLPASAVVISKATTPERDAYSGFQGTELAELLRRRGVKRVVVGGLATDYCVLNTVKDALTQGFQVLLLTDAIRAVDVKPGDGEAARTEMERAGAVPITVADLA, encoded by the coding sequence ATGACGGTGACCGTTTCTCCCGGCGATGCGCTGATCGTCGTGGACGTGCAGAACGACTTTCTTCCCGGCGGGGCCTTGGCCGTGCCCCAAGGGGACCAGGTGATCGAGCCCCTGAACCGGGCCGCTGTCCTGTTCGAGGCCAAGGGGCTTCCCGTCTTCGCCACCCGGGACTGGCACCCGGAAAACCACTGCTCCTTCAAGGCTCAGGGCGGGCCGTGGCCGCCCCACTGCGTGGCGGGGACCCGGGGCGCCGAGTTCGCCCCGGGCCTGCGGCTGCCCGCCTCCGCCGTGGTGATCTCCAAGGCCACCACCCCCGAGCGGGACGCCTACTCCGGCTTCCAGGGTACCGAGCTGGCGGAGCTGCTCAGGCGCCGGGGCGTCAAGCGGGTCGTGGTGGGGGGGCTCGCCACCGACTACTGCGTGCTGAACACGGTAAAAGACGCGCTGACCCAGGGCTTCCAGGTGCTGCTCCTGACCGACGCCATCCGCGCCGTGGACGTGAAGCCGGGAGACGGAGAGGCGGCCCGGACCGAGATGGAGCGGGCTGGGGCGGTGCCCATCACCGTGGCGGACCTGGCCTGA
- a CDS encoding outer membrane protein, with product MKRELAGMVVAGVALALPVMSHAETGDWLVRARVVNIDPDAGSSAGGPLGLPADALDVDNRVAPEVDISYFITKNIALELILTYPQKHDVTLMGADIGSVKHLPPTLTLQYHFMPDRAFKPYVGAGFNYTRFTDRDLLNDTLEVEKDSFGGALQVGFDYALTGNWYLNVDVKYLWIDTDVRLKATGATVTKLDIDPWVYGVGIGYRF from the coding sequence ATGAAAAGAGAACTGGCAGGAATGGTCGTGGCGGGCGTGGCCCTGGCATTGCCGGTGATGAGCCACGCCGAGACAGGCGACTGGCTGGTCCGCGCTCGGGTGGTCAACATCGATCCCGACGCCGGTTCTTCCGCCGGCGGTCCCCTGGGGCTTCCCGCCGACGCCTTGGACGTGGACAACCGGGTGGCCCCGGAGGTGGATATCAGCTACTTCATCACCAAAAACATCGCCTTGGAGCTGATCCTGACCTACCCGCAGAAGCACGACGTCACCCTGATGGGAGCCGACATCGGGTCGGTCAAGCACCTTCCGCCCACCCTCACCCTGCAATACCACTTCATGCCCGATCGGGCGTTCAAGCCCTACGTGGGCGCGGGCTTCAATTACACCCGCTTCACCGACCGAGACCTCCTCAACGATACGCTGGAAGTGGAGAAGGACAGCTTCGGAGGCGCCCTGCAGGTGGGCTTCGACTATGCTCTGACCGGGAACTGGTACCTCAACGTGGACGTGAAGTACCTGTGGATAGATACCGACGTGAGGCTCAAGGCCACGGGGGCCACCGTGACCAAGCTGGATATCGATCCCTGGGTCTACGGCGTGGGGATCGGGTACCGGTTCTGA
- a CDS encoding cation-transporting P-type ATPase, translating into MPEGRRYTVLVEGAARPLCCPGCEAVARAIVAAGLESYYRHRSALPASPRETLPEFLGELELYDSPKVQQGFVRAAGEHVREASLILEGIRCAACVWLNEQHLARLPGVLAVSVNYATRRARVRWDETRVRLSEILRAIAAIGYTAHPYDPGRHEAILRQERRRALWELFVAGFGMMQVMMLAIPAYLAGEGEMPRDIGALLRWGALLLTVPVVGFSAARFFRGAWNDLRARRLGMDVPVALGVGLAFAASVWATLAGVGEIYFDSITMFVFFLLGGRYLEWNARQRAADASEALARLRPAMAWKLSAYPESAEEARVAVAELAPGDYVRVRPGEAVPADGVVVEGVTAADEALLTGESRPVAKRPGDGVIGASLNVESPVVVRVERVGEETVLAGILRLLDRAAAEKPPIAALADRVAAGFVAALLLVAAGVFLYWSSAAPERALGITVAVLVVTCPCALSLATPAALGAATARLARRGLLVTRGHALETLAKATHVVFDKTGTLTEGHLTLEEVLPLGPLPAHGCLALAAGLEQGAEHPVGRALREAARARGLALPAGSLPVRVPGAGMEAVIDGRRLRIGTPEFVAELAGQPTPPALAAFLERHDIVVVLGDEGGYLAAFAFRDALRPDAAAAVARLRAAGCRVMLLSGDRLAAVRRVAERLGIDRPVAGASPGDKLAFVERLQREGAVVAMVGDGINDAPVLARAQVSVAVGKAAQAARASADMVLTSERLQDLAEGFAVARRTVRIVRQNFAWAIAYNLMALPLAVAGFVTPWMAGIGMAGSSLLVVLNSLRLGHQESGIRTRSENRDAGPSLETAR; encoded by the coding sequence GTGCCGGAAGGCCGCCGATATACGGTGCTGGTGGAGGGCGCTGCCCGCCCCTTGTGTTGCCCCGGCTGCGAGGCAGTGGCCCGCGCCATCGTGGCCGCGGGCTTGGAGAGCTACTACCGGCACCGCAGCGCGCTGCCCGCCTCGCCCCGGGAGACGCTGCCCGAGTTCCTGGGGGAGCTCGAACTCTACGATTCGCCCAAGGTGCAGCAAGGCTTCGTGCGGGCGGCGGGGGAGCACGTGCGGGAGGCCTCCCTGATTCTGGAGGGGATTCGCTGCGCGGCCTGCGTATGGCTCAACGAGCAGCACCTCGCGCGGCTGCCCGGGGTCCTCGCCGTGAGCGTGAATTACGCCACCCGGCGCGCCCGGGTGCGCTGGGACGAGACCCGGGTGCGTCTGTCCGAAATCCTCCGGGCCATCGCCGCCATCGGCTACACCGCCCATCCCTACGATCCCGGCCGGCACGAGGCGATCCTGCGCCAGGAGCGGCGGCGGGCCTTGTGGGAGCTGTTCGTCGCCGGCTTCGGCATGATGCAGGTGATGATGCTGGCGATCCCGGCCTATCTGGCCGGGGAAGGGGAGATGCCGCGGGACATCGGGGCGCTGCTGCGCTGGGGGGCGCTCCTCCTCACCGTGCCGGTGGTGGGGTTTTCCGCCGCCCGCTTCTTCCGCGGCGCCTGGAACGATCTGCGGGCCCGGCGCTTAGGGATGGACGTGCCGGTGGCCCTGGGCGTCGGCCTCGCCTTCGCCGCCAGCGTCTGGGCCACCCTCGCCGGAGTAGGGGAAATCTACTTCGACTCCATCACCATGTTCGTCTTCTTCCTGCTGGGCGGCCGCTACCTGGAATGGAACGCCCGGCAGCGGGCCGCCGACGCTTCCGAGGCCCTGGCCCGCTTGAGACCCGCCATGGCGTGGAAGCTTTCCGCGTACCCCGAAAGCGCCGAGGAGGCGCGGGTGGCGGTGGCGGAGCTCGCCCCGGGGGACTACGTGCGGGTGCGCCCCGGGGAAGCGGTGCCGGCAGACGGGGTGGTGGTCGAAGGCGTCACCGCCGCGGACGAGGCCCTCCTCACCGGGGAGAGCCGGCCGGTGGCGAAACGACCGGGCGATGGGGTGATCGGCGCCTCCCTCAATGTGGAGAGCCCGGTGGTGGTGCGGGTGGAACGGGTGGGGGAAGAGACGGTGCTCGCTGGCATCCTGCGGCTGCTGGATCGGGCGGCGGCGGAGAAACCCCCCATCGCGGCCCTGGCGGACCGGGTGGCGGCCGGGTTCGTGGCGGCCCTGCTCCTGGTGGCGGCGGGCGTCTTCCTTTACTGGTCCTCGGCGGCACCGGAACGGGCCCTGGGGATCACCGTGGCGGTGCTGGTGGTGACCTGCCCCTGTGCCCTGTCCCTCGCCACCCCGGCCGCTCTGGGGGCGGCCACCGCCCGGCTGGCGAGGAGGGGGCTGCTGGTGACCCGGGGGCACGCCCTCGAGACCTTGGCGAAGGCCACCCACGTGGTGTTCGACAAGACCGGTACTCTCACTGAAGGGCATCTAACGCTCGAGGAGGTCCTCCCCCTAGGGCCGCTGCCCGCCCATGGGTGCCTCGCCCTGGCCGCCGGCCTGGAGCAGGGGGCGGAGCACCCGGTCGGCCGGGCGTTGCGGGAAGCCGCCCGCGCCCGGGGCTTGGCGCTTCCCGCCGGCTCCCTTCCGGTGCGCGTGCCGGGCGCCGGGATGGAGGCGGTGATCGACGGGCGCAGGCTACGCATCGGCACGCCGGAGTTCGTCGCCGAACTCGCGGGTCAGCCGACGCCGCCGGCTCTCGCGGCTTTCTTGGAACGCCATGACATCGTCGTCGTCCTGGGGGACGAAGGCGGCTATCTGGCGGCGTTCGCTTTCCGCGATGCGCTTCGCCCGGACGCCGCGGCCGCCGTGGCGCGCCTGCGGGCCGCGGGCTGCCGGGTCATGTTGCTCTCGGGCGACCGGCTTGCGGCGGTACGGCGCGTGGCCGAGCGCCTGGGCATCGATCGCCCCGTGGCCGGCGCCTCGCCCGGGGACAAGCTGGCCTTCGTTGAGCGGCTCCAGCGGGAAGGGGCGGTGGTGGCCATGGTGGGCGACGGGATCAACGACGCGCCGGTGCTCGCCCGGGCCCAGGTCTCGGTGGCGGTGGGGAAGGCGGCCCAGGCAGCCCGGGCGAGCGCGGACATGGTGCTCACGTCCGAGCGGCTCCAGGACCTGGCGGAGGGATTCGCGGTGGCGCGCCGCACCGTGCGCATCGTGCGCCAGAACTTCGCCTGGGCCATCGCCTACAACCTGATGGCGCTGCCCCTCGCCGTAGCGGGATTCGTCACCCCCTGGATGGCGGGCATCGGCATGGCGGGAAGCTCGCTGCTGGTAGTGCTGAACTCCCTGAGGCTGGGGCATCAGGAATCAGGGATCAGGACTCGGTCAGAAAACCGGGACGCAGGACCCTCGCTTGAAACCGCTCGCTGA